A genome region from Magnolia sinica isolate HGM2019 chromosome 8, MsV1, whole genome shotgun sequence includes the following:
- the LOC131254366 gene encoding DNA topoisomerase 2-like: MQVLGWPCSVSVRSLICSSCSVSVRSLICSFDVRGVIKKYDSPEQILEEFFHLRLEFYVKRKKVMLDNLERKLLRLSNKVRFIIGVVEGEIVVSNRKRADQVLELQ, from the exons ATGCAGGTTTTGGGATGGCCATGTTCGGTCTCGGTAAGATCATTAATATGCTCATCATGTTcagtctcggtaagatcattgatatgctcattTGACGTGAGGGGTGTCATCAAGAAATATGACAGTCCCGAACAAA ttcttgaagaaTTCTTTCATTTAAGACTTGAGTTCTATGTAAAGAGAAAG AAAGTAATGTTGGATAATCTTGAAAGAAAGCTGTTGAGATTGTCTAACAAAGTCAGATTCATCATTGGGGTGGTAGAAGGAGAGATTGTTGTGAGTAACAGGAAGAGAGCAGATCAGGTCCTCGAGTTGCAGTAG